GCCGGCCTCGTAGGCCTTGTGGATCCACTCCTCGGCGGAGTGCTCGTCACCCCGGCCGGAGGTCACGAACATCACGATCATCGCGGAGACCAGGGCCCGGACCTCGGCCGAGGTCCGGCCGGGCATCGCGGCGGCGGCGGTCAGCAGCTCCAGGCCCTCGGTCCGGTACCCGGCCAGCCACCAGTACCAGCCGCAGGCGGCCCCGAGGCGCATCGCCGGCTGCGCGTCGCCGGCCGCGAGCGCGCCGCGCATCGCGGCGGCGATGTTGTCGTGCTCGGTCTGGAGCACCGCGAGCCACGCCACCTGTTCGCGCAGCCGCAGGCGGGGCTCGGCGGTCTCGGCCAGCAGGGTGAAGAAGTCCAGGTGGGCCAGGCGCGCCGATTCGGCCTCGCCGGCTTCGGCGAGCCGCTGCGCGGCGTACTCCCGGATCGTGCCGCTCATGCGGAAGCGCGAAGTGTCGCTTTCCATATCGTCCGCCACCAGCAGCGACTTCTCGGTCAGCGTGGTCAGGTGCTCCAGGACGAAGTCCGGCTCGATCTCCTCGCCGGCGCAGACGTGCTCGGCCGCTTCCAGGCCGGCCCCGCCGGCGAACACCGAGAGCCTGCGCAGCACTCTGCGTTCGTCGTCGGACAGCAGCTCCCAGCTCCAGTCGACCACCGCGCGCAGCGTCCGGTGCCGGGGCAGCGCGATCCGGCTGCCGCCGGTGAGCAGCCGGAACCGGTCGTCCAGGCGGCCGGCCAGCTGGTCCACCGACATGGTCCGCAGCCGGGCCGCGGCCAGCTCGATGGCCAGCGGCATGCCGTCCAGCGCCCGGCAGATCCGGGCCATCGTCGCGAGCTGCTGCGCGTCCACGGTCAGGTCCCGGCGCACGGCCTGGGCCCGGTCCCGCAGCAGCTGGACGGCCGGGGAGGCCTCGATCTCCTCAGGCGTCGCGTCCTGGGCCGGCAGCTCCAGCGGCGTCACCGGCCACAGCACCTCGCCGGTGATGCCGAGCGGTTCGCGGCTGGTGGCCAGGATCCGCAGCCCCCGGCACTCGCCGAGGACCCGGTGCGCGAACAGCGCCGCCGACTCGATGACGTGCTCGCAGTTGTCCAGGACGATCAGGGCCCGCCGTTCGCGCATCGCCGCGATGAAGCGCTCCGTCGGCCCGGCGCTGGGGTTCTCGCCGTGCAGGGTGTCGCGCAGGCCCAGCCCGGACAGCGCGGCCTGGGCCACGTCGCCGTCGGGGCCGATCGCCGCGAGCTCCACCAGCCAGGCGCCGTCCGGCAGTCCGCCGAGCGCCGCGCGCGCGGTCTCCACGGCCAGCCGGGTCTTCCCGGCGCCGCCCGGGCCGATGACCGTGGCCAGCCGGTTCCCCTCGACCAGGTCGCGGACCGCGGCCACCTCGGATTCCCGGCCGACGAAGCTGGTCAGCTCCGAGCGCAGGTTGGTCTTGCGGTTCTCCTCCCGGCGGCCGCCGAGTTCGCCGCGCAGCAGGGAGACGTGCAGCGCCGACAGCTCCGGCGAGGGGTCGGCGCCGAGCTCGTCGGCCAGCGCCTCCCTCGTGCGCTGATACACCTGGAGCGCCTCGTTGTCGCGGCCGGCGGCGTTGAGCGCGCGCATCAGGGCCGAGGCCAGCCGCTCCCGGGTGGGATGCGCGGCGGCCAGGTCGGTCAGCTCGGTCACCAGGTCGGAGCCGCGTCCGAGGGCGAGTTCGGCGTCGAAGCGATCCTCGCCGGCGCTCAGGCGCAGCCCTTCCAGCCGGACCACGACGGCCTCGAACGCGCCGCTTTCCTGCAGGCCCACGTCCTGCATCGCCTCGCCCCGCCAGAGCGCGAACGCCTCGCGCAGCAGCCGGGCCCGCTCGGAGACGTCCTGGCCGGCCGCCTGGCTCGCGGTCACCAGGCGCTCGAAGCGCACGGCGTCCACCGAGTCGGGGTCGACGGCCAGGCGGTAGCCGTCGCTGAGCCCTTCGATCGCCGTGTCCGGCAGGGCCTTGCGCAGCCGGGAGACCAGCCGCTGCAAGGCGTTGGCGGCGTCGGCCGGCGGGTTCTCGCCCCAGATCCAGTCCACCAGCGAGGCCTTGGGCACCACCTGGTTCGGCCGGAGCGCGAGTGCGATCAGCACTCCGCGCAGCCGCGCGCCGGGCACGTCGGCCAGGCCGCCGGCCTCGGTGCGAACCTCCAAAGGCCCCAGCATCGCGATCTGCACGCGCCGATCCTGTCACGTGCGGCCGGTGTGGGCATCCAGTCGCTGTGCGTGGTCAGCTCACCGTCCCGGCGGCTCCGTCGGCGGGCTTATGCCCGACCGCGCCGGCCAGCGCCGCCCGGGCCAGATCGCGCAGCCAGGCGTGCGCGAGATCGGTGTCATAGCGCTGATGCCAGGACAGGTAGACGGCCACCGGAGGCAGATCGAGCGGCAGCGGGAGCGCGATCAGGCCGAGGCCGGCGATCGCGTGGCGCGTGGTGGCCTCCGGGGCGGTGACCACGAGGTCGGAGTCCCGGACGAATTCCAGCGCGGCGGCCTCGGAGGGTGCGGTCGCCACGACGCGCCGGGCCAGGCCGAGCCCGGCGAGCCTCTCGTCCAGGCCTCCACTGAAGTTGCCCCGGCGCGAGACGGCGACGTGGTCGGCCGCGGCGTACCGCTGCGCGCTCGGCGCTTCGCCGCGGGCCAGCGGATGATCCGGCCGCACCACGACCACCTGCGCGGTCTCGGCCACCTTCTCGGCGCGGACGTCCGCGGCGGTCGGCGGGTTCGCGTTGGCTTCGAGGTCCACCTCGCCGCGCCGCAGCCCCGGGGCGTCGCCGCTGGATTCGGCGACGAACCGCAACCGCACCGCCGGCGCCTGCTCGCGCACGGCCGCCAGCAGCGCGGCGCCGCCGAACGCGACGAGCGAGTCGTGCCAGCGCAGCGTGAAGGTGCGCTCCAGGGTGGCCAGATCCAGCTCGCGGCTCGGCGCCAGCACCCCCTGGACCTGCTGCAGCAGCGCGTGCACCTGCTCGCGGACGGCGAGCGCGTACGGCGTCGGCGTCATCGACCGGCCGGTGCGCACCAGGATCTGGTCGCCGGTGGTCTTGCGGATACGGCCCAGGCTCCGGCTCATCGCGGGCGCGGTGACGTGCAGGCGGTCGGCCGCTCCGGCCACGCTGCCCTCCTCGAGCAGGGCGTCGAGGGCGGCGAGCAGGTTCAGGTCCAGCTGCATGGGATTCATCTTAGGAGCGGCTGACATGCGCTCGACGTCAACGATGAGCGCTCCCGCAACGCCTACCCGACCGGCACCCCCACCCGGGCCTCCTCCAACGCCCGCCGCAGCTCGCCGAGCGCCGCCCCGACCGCGTCGACGCGCTCGGGGCCGAGGGTCGCGGTGATCAGTTCCTCCAGGTGCCCGTGGAACGTCTGCTCCGCCTCCGCGACCAGCGCGGCGCCGCGGTCCGTGAGGCTGATCAGCGACGAGCGGCGGTCGGCGGGGTTCGGCAGCCGCGTGACCCAGCCGGCCGCCTCGTGCCGGTCCACGCCCTTGCTGGCCGCGCCGATGCCGATGGCGAAGGCGGTGGCGAGGTCGGCGACGCGGGCCTTCGGGTGGTCGCGCAGGAAGCGGAGCATCTCGAACTGCGAGGCGACGATGCCGTGCTCGGCGCGGAGCCGGTCGGTGACCGCGTTGTATATCCGGGTCTCGCAGCGCACCAGGTCGTCGAAGAACGCCGGGAGGTTGGAGAAGCCCGAGCGGCCGCCGGTTGCCGAAGTAGATGCCACGGCATATATTTTCTCATACATGCCTGGGCATGTACTTCCTGGGCATGTACATGGTGACGATTTCGAGGAGACCCCCGATGACCTGGGCACAACGCCGCGACCTGGACACGATGCTGCGCAAGGAGACGAACGGCTTCACACCCCTGCCCGTGGAGCGGATGCGGGCCGGCTTCGCCGCGATGATGGCGGGTTTCCCGGTCCCGGCCGGCGTCCGCCGCACCCCGACCGAGCTGGCCGGACGTCCCGCGATCCGGGTCGAGCCGGAAGGCCCGGCGCGTCCGGGGACGATCCTGTACTTCCACGGCGGATCCTTCGCGCTCGGCTCGCCGGAGACCGGCATGGTGAACACCGCCAACCTGGTCCGGCGGACCGGGATCCCGGCGATCTCGCTCGACTACCGCCTGGCCCCCGAACACCCGTTCCCGGCCGCCATCGAGGACTGCCTCGCCGCCTACCGCAGCTTGTTGGACGCCGATGCCGATGCCGATGCCGATGCCGGTACGGACCCGGCCCCGATCGCCTTCGCCGGCGACTCGGCCGGCGGCGGCCTGGCCGTGACCACCAGCCTGGCCGCCCGCGACGCCGGGCTGCCGCTGCCCGCGGCGCTCGTGGCGTTCTCCCCGGGCCTGGACCAGACGCGCACCGGCTCCTCGATGACAGCCAAGCAGGGCCGGGACCCCTACTTCACCCCGGAGGGCATGGCCTACACCGGCGCGATGTACCTGGCCGGGCAGGATCCCGCGCAGCCGCTGCTCTCCCCGGCGGTCCACGGCGACCTGGCCGGCCTGCCGCCGGTCCTGATCCAGGTCGGGACGAACGAACTGCTGCTCGACGACGCTGTGCGCTTCGCGGCGCGGGCCACCGCGGCGGAGGTCGACGTCATCCTCGACATCACCGCCGGGGTCCCGCACGTGTTCCAGGCCTTCGGCGACGCCCTGGACGAGGCGGGTCAGGCCCTTGACCGCGCGGCGTTGTTCCTCGCGCAGCACCTCGGGCCGGCGGCGCCGGTGCGGTGATCGCGACCCGTTCGGAGTATCCGATTGTGTGACCTGCGCACGGCGGTGGAAGCGCTCACGTAACGGTTCACGATTGCGCGCCCGCCGTACGGAGGCTCACCATGCCGCGAAATACCGAAAGGACTTTGTCAAAGAAGCCAGCGTGCGCGCCCAGTCCCTCTTAGGCGGACTACCCCGATGCGCCGACGCGGATTAAGACCCCATTGCGACCCGCAGATTACCGAGAGTCTGGCGCCGAAGCCGGGAATGGATTTAACTACTCCTCAGATTTCCTGGCTACGGTCCCTCGCATCGCCGTCGCCGCATCAGCGACGCACCTCTCAGCAACGGATCGGCATGACGGGAATTCGTGAGTCCAGGGCCGGCAAGCCCATCGTCGCGGCGGCTGTCACCGTGACGCAGCCGAGCGCGTTCGAGGGACCTCGCGATGGCGGTAACGGTGGGGGCGGCGGTGCGCGGGTCGCGGCGGGGCGGTGGACCGTACGCTGGCGCGCCCGGGCCTGGAAGCGCCGGCCGCGTGCGCTGACGATCGTGGCGGTGATCGGCGTCCTGCTGTTCTCGCTGTGGGGCATCGGCGGCCCGCTGTTCGGCACCTCCACGCTGACCCCCACCGACGAGATGGTCAC
The genomic region above belongs to Catenulispora sp. MAP5-51 and contains:
- a CDS encoding BTAD domain-containing putative transcriptional regulator; this translates as MQIAMLGPLEVRTEAGGLADVPGARLRGVLIALALRPNQVVPKASLVDWIWGENPPADAANALQRLVSRLRKALPDTAIEGLSDGYRLAVDPDSVDAVRFERLVTASQAAGQDVSERARLLREAFALWRGEAMQDVGLQESGAFEAVVVRLEGLRLSAGEDRFDAELALGRGSDLVTELTDLAAAHPTRERLASALMRALNAAGRDNEALQVYQRTREALADELGADPSPELSALHVSLLRGELGGRREENRKTNLRSELTSFVGRESEVAAVRDLVEGNRLATVIGPGGAGKTRLAVETARAALGGLPDGAWLVELAAIGPDGDVAQAALSGLGLRDTLHGENPSAGPTERFIAAMRERRALIVLDNCEHVIESAALFAHRVLGECRGLRILATSREPLGITGEVLWPVTPLELPAQDATPEEIEASPAVQLLRDRAQAVRRDLTVDAQQLATMARICRALDGMPLAIELAAARLRTMSVDQLAGRLDDRFRLLTGGSRIALPRHRTLRAVVDWSWELLSDDERRVLRRLSVFAGGAGLEAAEHVCAGEEIEPDFVLEHLTTLTEKSLLVADDMESDTSRFRMSGTIREYAAQRLAEAGEAESARLAHLDFFTLLAETAEPRLRLREQVAWLAVLQTEHDNIAAAMRGALAAGDAQPAMRLGAACGWYWWLAGYRTEGLELLTAAAAMPGRTSAEVRALVSAMIVMFVTSGRGDEHSAEEWIHKAYEAGRQVEPGTRKHPGMALVEPLERMLQDPAEALSAFEPQLDDDDPWVRALARLQTGKIRVMYGHGGLDADEHLETALREFRALGERFGISLGLTELADRIAVRGEFARAATLYAEAVAVIAEVGAPEEVIRMRARQALMLWMAGDRDAAAAAIADGERSAQRVTWPGALAELALAKVDLARWAGDPAEARRQIEAATSLLGAESEQTHYRALRLDLLARVTDDLDEARAHGAAALAAANEVGLPLLTAMAVVGLADLALRRDQPEQAARLLGAAAALRGLPDSAHPDVAHIEAEARNRLGDTRFAEAVLEGTRADPAELTSVTLAS
- a CDS encoding LysR family transcriptional regulator gives rise to the protein MQLDLNLLAALDALLEEGSVAGAADRLHVTAPAMSRSLGRIRKTTGDQILVRTGRSMTPTPYALAVREQVHALLQQVQGVLAPSRELDLATLERTFTLRWHDSLVAFGGAALLAAVREQAPAVRLRFVAESSGDAPGLRRGEVDLEANANPPTAADVRAEKVAETAQVVVVRPDHPLARGEAPSAQRYAAADHVAVSRRGNFSGGLDERLAGLGLARRVVATAPSEAAALEFVRDSDLVVTAPEATTRHAIAGLGLIALPLPLDLPPVAVYLSWHQRYDTDLAHAWLRDLARAALAGAVGHKPADGAAGTVS
- a CDS encoding MarR family winged helix-turn-helix transcriptional regulator, which codes for MASTSATGGRSGFSNLPAFFDDLVRCETRIYNAVTDRLRAEHGIVASQFEMLRFLRDHPKARVADLATAFAIGIGAASKGVDRHEAAGWVTRLPNPADRRSSLISLTDRGAALVAEAEQTFHGHLEELITATLGPERVDAVGAALGELRRALEEARVGVPVG
- a CDS encoding alpha/beta hydrolase, with the translated sequence MTWAQRRDLDTMLRKETNGFTPLPVERMRAGFAAMMAGFPVPAGVRRTPTELAGRPAIRVEPEGPARPGTILYFHGGSFALGSPETGMVNTANLVRRTGIPAISLDYRLAPEHPFPAAIEDCLAAYRSLLDADADADADAGTDPAPIAFAGDSAGGGLAVTTSLAARDAGLPLPAALVAFSPGLDQTRTGSSMTAKQGRDPYFTPEGMAYTGAMYLAGQDPAQPLLSPAVHGDLAGLPPVLIQVGTNELLLDDAVRFAARATAAEVDVILDITAGVPHVFQAFGDALDEAGQALDRAALFLAQHLGPAAPVR